A region from the Oncorhynchus tshawytscha isolate Ot180627B linkage group LG26, Otsh_v2.0, whole genome shotgun sequence genome encodes:
- the LOC112234773 gene encoding interleukin-1 receptor type 1 isoform X2, with protein MDWSQRLQLLLFSLLCLTGNSKAVGELCEDKGRETEWVFSVSGDAAMLTSTLLDLNVSDNRSIPYNISWYYLRTGTELTRETGKTLVRGKTLWIFNITMEDAGDYECVVRLPSECYKKVALLIVNHTNPEKCGRPEKAQQVLTNTATSFLNCPLSDHIREVDNYSIQWYKGCEPIVEDDPLWNRFSYVSDSTVELLRVKVVTLEDNAFYTCTMTFNLEGFSGRISETINGMVDVEYCLEPKVVEPANEIIKADLGSSFSKMCRVFVPCVGNKHFANLNWISRENSISKIVSKRIFQESEREWGEVKGVWLERNLNFLTVEEEDFSIHYTCKVSSDRGSPSASFTLQPTDPNNLFPIGVLLTSLVLVFTVSVVIYHRFKIDIVLSLRRVFPLLYPNTDSDGKLYDAYVAYPRLFGDGGRACGEAEMFALHTLPQVLEGRCGYRLFILGRDSLPGEAVLDAVEESMLASRCLLLVYSGSTFCSDSSGVLEAWQSFERQTAMHHALLEGSLKVVLVELEEVTPTQLALFPESVRHLRERQGAVCWWKSSRTRRSKGLRCGRWRKEVAEKRGEQASPPLSSPSLFLSSRFWKELRYYMPVRGMRTRCPEKNSLLNL; from the exons ATGGATTGGAGTCAGAGGTTGCAGCTCTTGCTCTTCTCACTCCTCTGTCTCACTGGCAACTCCAAGGCAGTAGGAG AGCTCTGTGAGGACAAAGGACGAGAGACTGAGTGGGTCTTTTCAGTTTCCGGTGATGCTGCCATGTTGACATCCACCCTGTTGGACCTCAACGTGTCTGACAACCGCAGCATCCCCTATAACATCTCATGGTATTACCTAAGGACTGGGACAGAGCTGACCAGGGAGACAGGAAAGACTCTGGTGCGGGGGAAGACACTCTGGATTTTTAACATCACGATGGAAGATGCTGGAGACTATGAGTGTGTTGTGAG ACTACCCTCTGAGTGCTACAAGAAGGTTGCCTTACTGATTGTGAACCACACCAACCCAGAAAAATGCGGTCGACCAGAAAAGGCCCAACAGGTCCTGACCAACACAGCCACCTCTTTCCTGAACTGCCCATTGAGTGACCATATCAGGGAAGTAGACAACTACTCCATCCAGTGGTACAAG GGCTGTGAACCCATTGTGGAAGATGATCCCTTGTGGAACAGGTTTAGTTATGTCAGTGACAGTACTGTGGAGTTACTCCGAGTAAAAGTGGTCACCCTTGAGGATAATGCGTTCTACACCTGCACCATGACCTTTAACTTGGAAGGGTTCAGCGGCAGGATCTCAGAGACCATCAACGGTATGGTGGACG TGGAGTATTGCCTGGAGCCCAAAGTGGTTGAACCTGCCAATGAGATCATCAAAGCAGATTTGG GTTCTTCCTTCAGTAAGATGTGTCgggtgtttgtcccatgtgtGGGGAATAAACATTTTGCAAATTTGAATTGGATTTCTAGAGAGAACTCAATTTCCAAAATTGTCTCAAAGCGCATCTTTCAGGAATCAGAAAG GGAGTGGGGAGAAGTGAAGGGTGTATGGTTGGAGCGTAATTTGAATTTCTTGACGGTGGAAGAGGAAGACTTTTCCATCCATTACACGTGTAAGGTTTCCAGCGACAGAGGCAGTCCTTCTGCCTCCTTCACACTACAGCCTACAG ATCCAAACAACCTGTTCCCTATTGGGGTACTACTGACTAGTCTGGTATTGGTGTTTACTGTTAGTGTTGTGATTTACCATCGCTTCAAGATTGACATTGTGCTGTCGCTAAGGAGGGTGTTCCCGCTTCTCTACCCAAACACAG ACTCTGATGGGAAGCTGTATGATGCGTACGTGGCTTACCCCCGTCTGTTTGGGGATGGGGGCAGGGCCTGTGGAGAGGCAGAGATGTTTGCCCTCCACACGTTGCCCCAGGTTCTGGAGGGGAGGTGTGGCTACAGGCTCTTCATACTGGGCCGGGACAGCCTACCAGGGGAAG ccGTATTAGATGCTGTGGAGGAGAGCATGCTGGCCAGCCGGTGTCTCCTCCTGGTCTACTCTGGCTCTACGTTCTGCAGTGACAGCAGCGGTGTCCTGGAGGCCTGGCAGAGCTTCGAGAGGCAGACGGCCATGCACCATGCCCTGCTGGAGGGCTCCCTTAAGGTGGTCCTGGTGGAGCTGGAGGAGGTCACTCCTACACAGCTGGCCCTCTTCCCTGAGTCGGTGCGCCACCTCCGGGAGCGCCAGGGCGCTGTCTGCTGGTGGAAGAGTAGCAGGACAAGGAGGTCCAAAGGGTTGAGGTGTGGGAGGTGGAGAAAAGAGGTGGcggagaagagaggggagcaggcttcgccccctctctcctcaccctctcttttCTTGTCCTCACGCTTCTGGAAGGAGTTGAGGTATTATATGCCAGTGAGGGGCATGAGAACGAGGTGCCCAGAGAAGAACAGCCTGTTGAACTTGTGA
- the LOC112234773 gene encoding interleukin-1 receptor type 1 isoform X1, producing the protein MDWSQRLQLLLFSLLCLTGNSKAVGDSLCAELCEDKGRETEWVFSVSGDAAMLTSTLLDLNVSDNRSIPYNISWYYLRTGTELTRETGKTLVRGKTLWIFNITMEDAGDYECVVRLPSECYKKVALLIVNHTNPEKCGRPEKAQQVLTNTATSFLNCPLSDHIREVDNYSIQWYKGCEPIVEDDPLWNRFSYVSDSTVELLRVKVVTLEDNAFYTCTMTFNLEGFSGRISETINGMVDVEYCLEPKVVEPANEIIKADLGSSFSKMCRVFVPCVGNKHFANLNWISRENSISKIVSKRIFQESEREWGEVKGVWLERNLNFLTVEEEDFSIHYTCKVSSDRGSPSASFTLQPTDPNNLFPIGVLLTSLVLVFTVSVVIYHRFKIDIVLSLRRVFPLLYPNTDSDGKLYDAYVAYPRLFGDGGRACGEAEMFALHTLPQVLEGRCGYRLFILGRDSLPGEAVLDAVEESMLASRCLLLVYSGSTFCSDSSGVLEAWQSFERQTAMHHALLEGSLKVVLVELEEVTPTQLALFPESVRHLRERQGAVCWWKSSRTRRSKGLRCGRWRKEVAEKRGEQASPPLSSPSLFLSSRFWKELRYYMPVRGMRTRCPEKNSLLNL; encoded by the exons ATGGATTGGAGTCAGAGGTTGCAGCTCTTGCTCTTCTCACTCCTCTGTCTCACTGGCAACTCCAAGGCAGTAGGAG ATTCTTTGTGTGCAGAGCTCTGTGAGGACAAAGGACGAGAGACTGAGTGGGTCTTTTCAGTTTCCGGTGATGCTGCCATGTTGACATCCACCCTGTTGGACCTCAACGTGTCTGACAACCGCAGCATCCCCTATAACATCTCATGGTATTACCTAAGGACTGGGACAGAGCTGACCAGGGAGACAGGAAAGACTCTGGTGCGGGGGAAGACACTCTGGATTTTTAACATCACGATGGAAGATGCTGGAGACTATGAGTGTGTTGTGAG ACTACCCTCTGAGTGCTACAAGAAGGTTGCCTTACTGATTGTGAACCACACCAACCCAGAAAAATGCGGTCGACCAGAAAAGGCCCAACAGGTCCTGACCAACACAGCCACCTCTTTCCTGAACTGCCCATTGAGTGACCATATCAGGGAAGTAGACAACTACTCCATCCAGTGGTACAAG GGCTGTGAACCCATTGTGGAAGATGATCCCTTGTGGAACAGGTTTAGTTATGTCAGTGACAGTACTGTGGAGTTACTCCGAGTAAAAGTGGTCACCCTTGAGGATAATGCGTTCTACACCTGCACCATGACCTTTAACTTGGAAGGGTTCAGCGGCAGGATCTCAGAGACCATCAACGGTATGGTGGACG TGGAGTATTGCCTGGAGCCCAAAGTGGTTGAACCTGCCAATGAGATCATCAAAGCAGATTTGG GTTCTTCCTTCAGTAAGATGTGTCgggtgtttgtcccatgtgtGGGGAATAAACATTTTGCAAATTTGAATTGGATTTCTAGAGAGAACTCAATTTCCAAAATTGTCTCAAAGCGCATCTTTCAGGAATCAGAAAG GGAGTGGGGAGAAGTGAAGGGTGTATGGTTGGAGCGTAATTTGAATTTCTTGACGGTGGAAGAGGAAGACTTTTCCATCCATTACACGTGTAAGGTTTCCAGCGACAGAGGCAGTCCTTCTGCCTCCTTCACACTACAGCCTACAG ATCCAAACAACCTGTTCCCTATTGGGGTACTACTGACTAGTCTGGTATTGGTGTTTACTGTTAGTGTTGTGATTTACCATCGCTTCAAGATTGACATTGTGCTGTCGCTAAGGAGGGTGTTCCCGCTTCTCTACCCAAACACAG ACTCTGATGGGAAGCTGTATGATGCGTACGTGGCTTACCCCCGTCTGTTTGGGGATGGGGGCAGGGCCTGTGGAGAGGCAGAGATGTTTGCCCTCCACACGTTGCCCCAGGTTCTGGAGGGGAGGTGTGGCTACAGGCTCTTCATACTGGGCCGGGACAGCCTACCAGGGGAAG ccGTATTAGATGCTGTGGAGGAGAGCATGCTGGCCAGCCGGTGTCTCCTCCTGGTCTACTCTGGCTCTACGTTCTGCAGTGACAGCAGCGGTGTCCTGGAGGCCTGGCAGAGCTTCGAGAGGCAGACGGCCATGCACCATGCCCTGCTGGAGGGCTCCCTTAAGGTGGTCCTGGTGGAGCTGGAGGAGGTCACTCCTACACAGCTGGCCCTCTTCCCTGAGTCGGTGCGCCACCTCCGGGAGCGCCAGGGCGCTGTCTGCTGGTGGAAGAGTAGCAGGACAAGGAGGTCCAAAGGGTTGAGGTGTGGGAGGTGGAGAAAAGAGGTGGcggagaagagaggggagcaggcttcgccccctctctcctcaccctctcttttCTTGTCCTCACGCTTCTGGAAGGAGTTGAGGTATTATATGCCAGTGAGGGGCATGAGAACGAGGTGCCCAGAGAAGAACAGCCTGTTGAACTTGTGA